In Vicia villosa cultivar HV-30 ecotype Madison, WI unplaced genomic scaffold, Vvil1.0 ctg.000030F_1_1, whole genome shotgun sequence, the following proteins share a genomic window:
- the LOC131622435 gene encoding O-fucosyltransferase 23-like, whose amino-acid sequence MEALLKLFGGTLNSITSKCMVLLVTVLILRVFLFPGFDGIEWSNLVYRSPSMSSSEFGIREFRFLVVPQLVWGLNNQKIAFARACLTARILNRTLLMPSFSASLFYKEIDLLQPMSFDKLFQFEKFNAVCSGFVRLGRYSGVLNRTRVLEMTKGSGRKWTLERDLSQLKEYSKGSYDDYEVIEILGKNPFLWHDHWPLNDYAKVFECLVLIDEFRNEAERVVSRIREIGNNASMEPQQDRSSFQPLPYVAVHMRIEIDWMIHCKKLEQRLNTNQICSSKKEIVETVRNIVISLKKTPIVVYLAVADKLLNDSSIMEDWGERILPYEKKKLGVEGMYNKYPYLIQSAIDYEVCLQADIFVGNSFSTFSSLIVLERTHKMIKTSVESVCGTDVRWPSYAYNIQGGESNGAMRWITNMSESSLQTISYGTNRVYDCKGHI is encoded by the exons ATGGAGGCATTGTTGAAGCTATTTGGTGGAACTCTGAATTCAATAACTAGTAAATGCATGGTTTTGCTTGTTACTGTTTTGATTCTTAGAGTGTTTCTTTTCCCTGGTTTTGATGGAATTGAATGGAGCAATCTTGTATACCGCTCTCCGTCGATGAGTTCTTCCGAATTTGGAATTCGGGAGTTTAGGTTTTTGGTAGTTCCTCAGCTTGTTTGGGGATTAAACAACCAGAAAATCGCGTTCGCCAGGGCTTGTCTTACTGCTAGAATATTGAATAGAACCCTTTTGATGCCTAGCTTTAGTGCATCCCTATTTTACAAAGAAATCGATCTATTGCAGCCGATGTCTTTCGATAAATTATTCCAATTCGAAAAGTTTAATGCGGTTTGCAGTGGTTTTGTTCGGTTAGGTCGGTATTCGGGTGTCTTGAATAGAACCCGAGTGCTTGAAATGACGAAAGGGAGTGGGAGGAAGTGGACATTGGAGAGAGATTTATCACAATTGAAAGAGTATAGTAAAGGCTCTTATGATGACTATGAGGTGATTGAAATTTTAGGGAAAAACCCTTTCTTATGGCATGATCATTGGCCTTTGAATGACTATGCTAAGGTTTTCGAGTGCTTGGTTTTGATCGATGAGTTTCGTAACGAAGCAGAAAGGGTTGTTTCTAGGATTAGGGAAATCGGAAACAATGCATCAATGGAACCACAACAAG ATAGGTCTTCATTTCAGCCTCTTCCGTATGTTGCGGTTCACATGAGGATAGAAATCGATTGGATGATTCATTGCAAAAAGTTAGAGCAGAGATTGAACACAAATCAAATATGCAGTAGCAAGAAAGAGATAGTGGAAACAGTTAGAaacattgtaatcagtttgaaaAAAACTCCGATTGTTGTTTATCTCGCGGTAGCCGATAAACTCCTCAACGATTCTTCCATAATGGAAGATTGGGGAGAACGCATTCTTCCTTACGAAAAGAAGAAACTCGGCGTTGAGGGAATGTATAACAAGTATCCATATCTGATTCAATCTGCTATCGACTATGAAGTTTGTTTACAGGCTGATATCTTTGTTGGAAACAGTTTCTCTACATTTTCGAGTCTTATAGTTCTTGAAAGAACACATAAAATGATCAAAACGAGTGTCGAAAGCGTGTGCGGAACCGATGTAAGATGGCCTTCTTATGCATATAATATACAAGGAGGAGAATCAAATGGTGCAATGAGATGGATTACAAATATGTCTGAATCAAGTCTTCAAACAATAAGCTATGGAACCAATCGTGTTTATGATTGCAAGGGTCATATTTAA